From Solibacillus isronensis, the proteins below share one genomic window:
- a CDS encoding DUF3997 domain-containing protein — protein MKHLILLIFTCFILSGCAGLADYTISLDNGYRIDRLSAHQIQIYGDEAVNDGDDTTFNHLYVPSEVTAVWWDDQYIIAKQLSLRADERGYEKPPKTPADNGYSYWIIEIDKNEVKGPLTLKELENDTNQLEINIVFTPIDKLKREP, from the coding sequence TTGAAACATTTAATTTTATTGATATTTACTTGTTTTATTCTATCAGGATGTGCGGGATTAGCAGATTATACAATTTCATTAGACAACGGTTATCGCATTGATAGACTTTCAGCTCATCAAATTCAAATTTACGGAGATGAAGCGGTAAATGATGGAGATGATACGACATTTAATCATTTATATGTACCATCTGAAGTGACTGCTGTATGGTGGGACGATCAATATATTATTGCAAAACAATTGAGTTTAAGGGCGGATGAACGAGGATATGAAAAACCTCCAAAAACACCTGCTGACAATGGTTATTCTTATTGGATAATCGAAATAGATAAGAACGAAGTAAAAGGACCACTTACGCTAAAAGAGCTAGAGAATGACACGAACCAACTAGAAATTAACATTGTATTTACACCAATCGATAAGTTGAAAAGGGAACCATAA
- a CDS encoding GNAT family N-acetyltransferase, with amino-acid sequence MLKLEPFSSADFHQLIRWIPDSSFALQWGGPAFTYPLTVEQLENYLKDANTVNASKYLFKAVDESTNEVIGHISLGNVDRINKSARIGKVLIGQSESRGNGYGKQLMLATLTFAFEKLNLHKVTLGVFDFNTPAIKCYEKVGFKKEGLLRDARKNGDEYWNLIEMGILESEWEAKS; translated from the coding sequence ATGTTAAAATTAGAGCCATTTTCATCAGCTGATTTTCACCAACTTATTAGATGGATACCTGATTCATCCTTTGCTTTACAATGGGGTGGACCTGCATTTACTTACCCATTAACTGTAGAGCAACTTGAAAATTATCTGAAGGATGCTAATACAGTTAATGCTTCAAAATATCTATTTAAAGCTGTAGACGAATCGACCAATGAAGTGATTGGACATATTTCTCTTGGAAATGTTGACCGAATTAACAAATCTGCAAGAATCGGAAAAGTATTAATTGGACAATCAGAAAGTAGAGGAAATGGCTATGGTAAGCAATTAATGTTAGCTACCTTAACATTTGCATTTGAAAAACTTAACTTACATAAAGTGACACTAGGTGTATTCGACTTCAATACACCTGCCATTAAATGCTATGAAAAAGTGGGTTTCAAAAAAGAAGGTTTACTTAGAGATGCTAGAAAAAATGGCGATGAATATTGGAATCTTATAGAGATGGGAATTCTAGAAAGTGAATGGGAAGCTAAATCTTAA
- a CDS encoding PadR family transcriptional regulator, with protein MKHKLLPLSETMHYILLALREPLHGYAAMQKIEQMSNGTVILAAGTLYGAIENLNKHGWIEPVGEDGRRKVFRITAEGFAILEMEKNRLDHILSLYEGSDLNDKN; from the coding sequence ATGAAACATAAATTATTGCCATTGTCTGAAACGATGCATTACATTTTATTAGCGCTACGTGAGCCACTTCACGGTTATGCCGCAATGCAGAAAATAGAACAGATGAGTAATGGCACAGTAATTTTAGCAGCAGGTACATTATACGGTGCGATTGAAAACTTGAATAAGCATGGTTGGATTGAACCAGTTGGTGAAGATGGGCGTAGAAAAGTGTTTAGGATTACTGCCGAAGGATTTGCAATTTTGGAAATGGAAAAAAACAGATTGGACCATATTCTATCCCTTTATGAAGGAAGTGATTTGAATGATAAAAATTAA
- a CDS encoding DUF2812 domain-containing protein has translation MIKIKSFFDIDKEEKWLNKQLQNGFQCKNISGLGIYTFEKTDKRYVMRLDYQEYLPKEKFEDYKGMYEDFGWNCIKGSQRGLQYWQKEADAVNELYSDRHSKSNYYKRVMNYTSGLTVVSFFISYMIYKDSGLYLTEGLWSMEGALFWKAFLFETPFALLRSCPALITIFLGSSFYKAYRIHSILKEQ, from the coding sequence ATGATAAAAATTAAGAGCTTTTTTGATATTGATAAAGAAGAGAAATGGCTGAATAAGCAATTACAAAATGGCTTTCAATGTAAGAATATTAGTGGATTAGGCATATATACATTCGAAAAGACTGATAAGCGATATGTGATGCGACTGGATTATCAAGAGTATTTACCAAAGGAAAAGTTTGAAGACTACAAAGGGATGTATGAGGATTTTGGATGGAACTGTATAAAGGGTTCCCAGCGTGGATTACAGTATTGGCAAAAAGAAGCTGATGCTGTAAATGAACTCTATTCAGATCGCCATTCCAAGAGTAATTATTATAAAAGAGTGATGAATTATACATCTGGTTTAACTGTAGTATCATTTTTTATTTCTTATATGATTTACAAAGATTCGGGCTTATATTTAACGGAAGGTCTTTGGAGTATGGAAGGGGCATTATTTTGGAAAGCTTTTTTATTTGAAACGCCATTTGCCCTTTTAAGGTCGTGTCCCGCTCTCATAACAATTTTCTTAGGTAGCAGTTTTTATAAAGCTTATCGAATACATTCCATATTAAAAGAGCAATAA
- a CDS encoding S-layer homology domain-containing protein, which produces MKKTLITAGLATGLFFTSMMGTGADASASSVHYQDVKTSDNFYSAVESLIDQKAISRTNDKFRPYENVTRGQASSIIAKVLELDIENVKNPKFKDVPKDHQFYKYIAALENAGLVKGKGTGVFGINDPLTRGQMSSILVKGFEIPLIGIQDVGFKFFSDTTFYTGGGDNSAVENGDVWLKFGGQFSQVIETMNYYGFVSGYKAGYKDEHHDFEVVNFKQGEALKRSQLALMINSMQKGTQFEYLYFKDFDITNRSVSIGAGGGWKDDKAVIDNSSIISIKEISNYEKEGFLKGSASAGKINNVYAILEPKKVGKTFARFDNGGTGKEKVLEITVTGSKGNFEVSYKDVTLEK; this is translated from the coding sequence ATGAAGAAGACATTAATTACAGCAGGGTTAGCAACAGGTTTATTTTTCACAAGTATGATGGGTACAGGTGCAGATGCAAGCGCTAGTTCAGTGCATTACCAAGATGTAAAGACATCAGACAACTTCTATTCAGCAGTAGAAAGCTTAATAGATCAAAAAGCTATTAGTAGAACTAATGACAAATTTAGACCATACGAGAACGTAACACGAGGTCAAGCTTCTAGTATAATTGCAAAAGTTTTAGAACTTGATATAGAAAATGTTAAAAATCCTAAATTTAAGGACGTTCCAAAGGATCACCAATTCTATAAATATATTGCCGCTTTAGAGAATGCAGGACTTGTTAAAGGAAAGGGTACCGGTGTATTCGGCATCAACGACCCTTTAACTCGTGGGCAAATGTCTTCAATTTTAGTGAAAGGATTTGAAATTCCATTAATCGGTATTCAAGATGTAGGATTTAAATTCTTTAGTGACACTACATTTTATACAGGGGGTGGCGATAATAGTGCCGTTGAGAATGGTGATGTTTGGCTTAAATTTGGTGGTCAATTCAGTCAAGTGATTGAAACGATGAATTATTATGGATTTGTTTCGGGATATAAAGCGGGATATAAAGATGAACACCATGATTTTGAGGTAGTAAATTTTAAACAAGGAGAAGCACTTAAGCGTTCTCAGTTAGCATTGATGATTAACAGTATGCAAAAAGGAACTCAATTTGAATATTTATACTTCAAAGACTTTGACATAACTAATAGAAGTGTCTCTATTGGAGCAGGTGGAGGATGGAAAGATGATAAAGCTGTAATTGATAATTCTTCGATTATCTCTATTAAGGAAATTTCTAACTATGAAAAAGAAGGATTCCTTAAAGGGTCTGCTAGTGCAGGAAAAATAAACAATGTATATGCCATTCTTGAGCCTAAAAAAGTTGGTAAGACTTTTGCAAGATTTGACAATGGTGGAACTGGCAAAGAGAAAGTTCTAGAAATTACTGTTACAGGATCAAAGGGTAATTTTGAAGTTTCTTATAAAGATGTAACACTAGAGAAATAA
- a CDS encoding transglutaminase-like domain-containing protein codes for MKMFCESDNLTDYLLELTEVDFSNPLISAKVDELFNPTQTKFEKAKVAFEFVRDEISHSWDIQSNRVTCNASEVLEFKEGICYAKSHLLASLLRSQGIPTGFCYQRLMLFDTPEKGYCIHALNAIYFESLNKWIRLDARGNKVGIDSRFSVDEEKLAFPINEELDEKDYPVIFVNPHPKTIAVLAKHTDALKMYKNHLPSSL; via the coding sequence ATGAAAATGTTCTGTGAGTCCGATAATTTAACAGATTATTTACTTGAACTAACTGAAGTTGATTTTTCTAATCCTTTAATTAGCGCAAAAGTGGATGAGCTTTTTAATCCTACCCAAACTAAATTTGAGAAAGCAAAGGTAGCTTTTGAATTTGTTCGAGATGAAATTTCTCACTCATGGGATATTCAATCTAATCGAGTTACATGTAATGCTTCGGAAGTATTAGAATTTAAAGAGGGGATTTGTTATGCAAAATCACACCTCTTAGCATCTTTATTACGATCACAAGGAATCCCAACAGGCTTCTGTTATCAGCGATTAATGCTGTTTGATACGCCAGAAAAAGGGTATTGTATTCACGCTTTAAATGCCATTTACTTTGAATCACTTAATAAATGGATAAGATTAGATGCTCGTGGGAATAAAGTCGGTATTGATTCACGATTTTCAGTAGATGAAGAAAAATTGGCTTTTCCCATTAATGAAGAATTGGATGAAAAAGATTATCCAGTCATATTTGTTAACCCGCACCCCAAAACGATAGCTGTTTTAGCGAAACATACTGATGCATTAAAAATGTATAAAAATCATTTACCTAGTAGTTTATAA
- a CDS encoding S8 family peptidase produces MEKKLHLLPYQVDEVVEMVEVVPKGIELIAAPEIWENSKGKGITVAILDTGCDITHPDLSERIIGGRNFTRDDDGQPDVYIDYNGHGTHVAGTIAAIHNGTGVVGVAPEASLLILKVLDKSGSGQYDWIINGINYAVEQKVDIISMSLGGSVDVPELHQAIQNAITNQILVVCAAGNEGDGQSSSNEFAFPACYNEVISVGSINLQRSSSEFSNSNNEVDLVAPGEGILSTYLNGTYAKLSGTSMATPHVSGALALIKVNANRNFERNLTETELYAQLIKRTIPLGNSPKLEGNGLLYLTTEKYLSEVFNQELSAKALKI; encoded by the coding sequence ATGGAGAAAAAGTTACACTTATTACCATATCAAGTGGATGAAGTGGTCGAAATGGTCGAAGTGGTGCCAAAAGGTATTGAACTTATTGCAGCACCAGAAATTTGGGAGAATTCTAAAGGGAAGGGAATCACTGTTGCGATATTGGACACAGGCTGCGACATCACCCACCCTGATTTGAGTGAGCGTATTATCGGCGGACGGAATTTCACTCGTGATGATGATGGACAACCTGATGTATACATCGATTATAATGGCCATGGAACCCATGTGGCTGGCACAATTGCTGCAATTCATAACGGCACGGGAGTAGTTGGTGTTGCACCTGAAGCAAGTTTATTGATTTTAAAAGTGCTTGATAAAAGTGGATCAGGGCAATACGACTGGATCATAAATGGTATTAACTATGCAGTTGAACAAAAGGTGGATATCATCTCCATGAGCCTCGGAGGTTCTGTCGATGTACCTGAGTTACACCAGGCTATTCAAAATGCAATCACTAATCAAATTCTAGTAGTTTGTGCCGCTGGTAATGAGGGAGATGGACAGAGTTCTTCAAATGAATTTGCCTTTCCCGCCTGCTACAATGAAGTCATCAGCGTCGGATCCATTAACCTGCAACGCAGTTCTTCTGAATTTTCAAATTCGAATAATGAAGTCGACTTAGTAGCCCCTGGTGAAGGAATCCTTTCAACGTATTTAAACGGAACTTATGCAAAACTAAGCGGAACTTCGATGGCAACACCGCATGTATCCGGTGCACTTGCACTCATAAAAGTGAATGCCAACAGAAACTTTGAACGAAATCTGACAGAGACTGAGCTGTATGCACAATTAATAAAGAGAACCATTCCTTTAGGTAACTCGCCAAAACTCGAAGGCAACGGATTGCTGTACTTAACAACAGAGAAATACTTATCGGAGGTGTTCAACCAAGAATTATCTGCAAAGGCGTTGAAAATATAA
- a CDS encoding NUDIX hydrolase yields the protein MFVVNVEGAIRRDEKWLLIRRSEKEEHAGGGLSLVGGKCEIEGASSDILERTLKREVFEEVGSEITGIKYVNSSSFVTESGINVIDIVFLCHHKSGEPYAKSTEEVDDVIWMTTSEVLAHTELPLFLKENIKLAEKTLQGNLQMKY from the coding sequence ATGTTTGTAGTAAATGTAGAAGGGGCAATTCGTCGCGATGAGAAATGGCTTTTAATCCGCAGAAGCGAAAAGGAAGAGCATGCTGGTGGAGGTCTCTCATTAGTAGGAGGAAAGTGTGAAATTGAAGGTGCTTCGTCTGATATTCTGGAAAGAACATTAAAACGAGAAGTTTTTGAAGAAGTAGGTAGCGAAATTACAGGCATTAAATATGTAAATAGCTCCTCCTTCGTGACAGAATCAGGGATAAATGTGATCGATATTGTTTTCCTATGTCATCATAAATCTGGAGAACCTTACGCTAAAAGTACTGAAGAAGTGGATGATGTTATTTGGATGACTACATCTGAGGTTCTTGCACATACGGAACTACCTTTATTTCTAAAAGAAAACATTAAACTTGCAGAGAAAACACTACAAGGTAATTTGCAGATGAAATATTAG
- a CDS encoding quinone oxidoreductase family protein gives MKAIIQREFGDANVLSYQDIEIPKIGEGECLIKVSYTSVNYADIKKRIGSKGKGNFPLILGLDTAGTIVETAPNSNFSIGDRVIAFPKGGSYKEYVLANEKLIFKIPDTLSFEQAAAMPTVSILSYMLLHEIGQVKETDTIVIHSAAGGVGSMLVQLAKIAGIQHIIGTVGNIEKAKYVKKLGATMVFTYETFAEEVLKVTNNQGANLIFDSVAGHVTSKSLDCLALYGTLVQFGNSSGEVGQFKTSDVHNSCRNIKGFSLGTTREHDPLRLAPVAEKVIDLFNSKQLSLPIAQIFSLEDATAAHQLIESRNYEGKVLLKV, from the coding sequence ATGAAAGCTATTATTCAAAGGGAATTTGGAGATGCAAATGTCCTTTCATATCAGGATATTGAAATACCGAAAATTGGAGAAGGTGAATGTTTAATAAAGGTTTCATATACAAGTGTGAATTATGCAGACATAAAAAAACGGATTGGCAGTAAAGGAAAAGGAAATTTCCCTTTAATATTAGGACTAGATACTGCCGGGACAATCGTAGAGACTGCTCCCAACTCAAATTTTTCTATTGGAGATCGTGTCATTGCTTTTCCGAAAGGTGGTTCCTATAAAGAATATGTGCTTGCGAATGAAAAACTGATTTTTAAAATTCCGGACACCCTTTCTTTTGAACAAGCTGCTGCAATGCCGACTGTATCCATCCTGTCTTATATGCTTTTACATGAAATAGGGCAAGTAAAAGAAACAGATACAATTGTCATACATAGTGCGGCTGGCGGCGTAGGTTCGATGCTTGTACAATTAGCGAAAATCGCAGGCATCCAACATATCATTGGTACGGTAGGTAATATAGAAAAAGCAAAGTATGTTAAGAAACTTGGAGCTACCATGGTTTTTACGTATGAGACATTTGCAGAGGAAGTCCTAAAGGTAACAAATAATCAAGGGGCAAATCTTATTTTTGATTCAGTTGCAGGTCACGTAACAAGCAAGAGCCTAGATTGCTTAGCGTTATATGGCACTCTTGTGCAATTTGGGAATAGCAGTGGGGAAGTTGGTCAATTTAAAACAAGTGATGTCCATAACAGCTGTCGAAATATTAAAGGGTTTAGCTTAGGTACCACGAGAGAGCATGATCCATTACGATTGGCACCTGTTGCTGAAAAAGTAATTGACCTTTTTAATTCAAAACAGCTTTCACTTCCAATTGCGCAAATTTTTAGTTTAGAAGATGCTACAGCAGCACATCAATTGATAGAGAGCCGTAATTATGAAGGAAAAGTTTTACTGAAAGTATAA
- a CDS encoding GNAT family N-acetyltransferase: MIILNQNNFENLKSTLNKSNITCPTFVYSIMDGYIQGTVYADSKSPKSVLIGTNSGIYFVGGEVDNLDFNKFLFELYRHRKNNKLRFSLFSTSEKWNCAIMNQLKDEIKQLSRFSFEHTDKEIDRKMALSSEYTIEKINKEIIKKSLEFNEDYYKEYWGSTSNFIEKGFGFCILHNEKVISECSAIFSSQEFAEIDIITHKDYRGKGLAAIIATAFIEYCLESSIIPKWDCDVSNDSSIKLAGKLGFVTPVNYSIFV; encoded by the coding sequence GTGATAATACTTAATCAAAATAATTTTGAAAATTTAAAAAGTACTTTAAACAAAAGCAATATAACATGTCCGACTTTCGTATATTCAATTATGGATGGCTATATACAAGGAACAGTTTATGCAGACTCTAAATCTCCTAAGTCAGTTCTGATTGGAACAAATTCAGGTATTTATTTTGTGGGAGGAGAGGTAGATAACTTGGATTTTAATAAATTTCTCTTTGAACTGTATAGGCATAGGAAAAATAATAAATTACGATTCAGTTTATTTTCTACATCGGAAAAATGGAATTGTGCAATAATGAATCAGTTAAAGGATGAAATAAAGCAACTAAGCAGATTTTCTTTTGAACATACTGATAAAGAAATAGATAGAAAAATGGCACTATCCAGTGAATATACTATAGAAAAAATAAACAAAGAAATAATAAAGAAAAGCTTGGAATTTAATGAAGATTACTATAAAGAATATTGGGGGTCCACGTCAAATTTTATTGAAAAGGGTTTTGGATTCTGTATTTTACATAATGAGAAAGTTATTAGTGAATGTTCTGCAATTTTTTCATCTCAAGAATTTGCAGAGATTGATATCATTACTCACAAAGATTATAGAGGAAAAGGATTAGCAGCTATAATCGCAACCGCATTTATAGAGTATTGTTTGGAAAGTAGTATCATTCCTAAATGGGACTGTGATGTATCAAATGATTCTTCTATAAAATTAGCAGGAAAATTAGGGTTTGTTACTCCTGTTAACTATTCAATTTTCGTTTAG
- a CDS encoding metal-sensitive transcriptional regulator, producing the protein MQYDPKVLARMKKVEGQLRGILRMMEEEKDCKDVITQLSAVRSAVDRTIGVIVTDNLVECLSKEDAETMDKNAMVKQAVDLLVKSR; encoded by the coding sequence ATGCAATATGATCCAAAAGTGTTGGCTCGTATGAAAAAGGTCGAAGGGCAGCTTCGCGGCATTTTACGCATGATGGAAGAAGAAAAGGACTGTAAAGATGTCATTACACAACTAAGTGCTGTCCGCTCTGCTGTTGACCGTACAATCGGTGTGATCGTAACGGATAACTTAGTGGAGTGTCTTTCAAAAGAAGATGCCGAAACGATGGATAAAAATGCCATGGTTAAACAGGCAGTGGATTTACTAGTAAAAAGTCGATAA
- a CDS encoding DsrE/DsrF/DrsH-like family protein, translating into MEKKRTTIVLFSGDYDKAMAAYIIANGAAAYDHEVTIFHTFWGINALRKQEPVAVKKGFLEKMFAKMMPQGAEKLGLSKMQMLGMGPKMIKHVMNKHNALTLTQLIEMAQEQDIKLVTCTMTMDLLGLEKEELLDNIEYAGVAAYLADAEEGNVNLFI; encoded by the coding sequence TTGGAAAAGAAAAGAACAACAATCGTATTATTCAGCGGTGATTACGACAAGGCGATGGCCGCTTACATTATTGCAAACGGTGCTGCAGCCTATGATCATGAAGTAACAATTTTTCATACTTTCTGGGGTATCAATGCATTAAGAAAACAAGAACCGGTAGCGGTTAAAAAAGGTTTCCTTGAAAAAATGTTTGCCAAGATGATGCCACAAGGTGCAGAGAAATTAGGTTTATCAAAAATGCAAATGCTAGGCATGGGTCCTAAAATGATCAAGCACGTTATGAATAAGCATAATGCATTGACGTTGACACAGTTAATTGAAATGGCGCAGGAACAGGACATTAAGCTTGTGACATGTACAATGACAATGGATTTACTGGGACTTGAAAAAGAAGAATTACTGGACAATATCGAGTATGCTGGTGTGGCCGCTTATTTGGCGGATGCTGAAGAAGGAAACGTAAACTTATTCATATAA
- a CDS encoding rhodanese-like domain-containing protein: METILLIAVIAAFLFWRIKPAKGVHTMTTAQLKTVLNDKDKVFVDVRTPAEYKARNVKQFKNIPLGSDFSKLPKDKEIVVICQSGMRSKQACNQLKKLGYERVTNVRGGMSAY; this comes from the coding sequence ATGGAAACAATCTTATTAATCGCCGTAATCGCAGCATTTTTGTTCTGGCGTATAAAGCCGGCAAAAGGCGTCCATACGATGACAACGGCACAGCTTAAAACAGTGCTCAATGACAAAGATAAAGTATTTGTCGATGTACGGACACCTGCTGAGTATAAAGCGCGCAATGTGAAGCAGTTTAAAAATATCCCGCTTGGCTCCGATTTTTCGAAACTGCCAAAGGATAAGGAAATTGTTGTCATTTGCCAGAGCGGGATGCGTTCGAAACAGGCTTGTAATCAACTGAAAAAATTAGGCTATGAAAGAGTCACGAATGTACGTGGCGGCATGAGTGCATACTAA
- a CDS encoding rhodanese-like domain-containing protein codes for MKTILPEQVQAKLEAGEAIHLIDVREVAEVEAGHIPGVTHIPLGLLEFRMHELDKKIPYIMVCRSGGRSGQATAFLESQGFDVTNMTGGMLEWNGEVK; via the coding sequence ATGAAAACAATCTTACCAGAACAAGTTCAAGCAAAATTAGAAGCCGGCGAAGCAATTCATTTAATCGATGTTCGCGAAGTGGCGGAAGTAGAAGCAGGCCATATTCCAGGCGTTACACATATTCCATTAGGATTACTGGAATTCCGCATGCATGAATTGGATAAAAAAATCCCGTATATTATGGTTTGCCGTTCAGGTGGCCGCAGTGGTCAGGCAACAGCATTTCTGGAGTCACAAGGGTTTGATGTGACGAATATGACAGGCGGTATGCTTGAATGGAACGGCGAAGTAAAATAA
- a CDS encoding sulfurtransferase TusA family protein has protein sequence MIKSDVQLDAKGLACPMPIVKTKKAMNDVAEGQVLEIQATDKGSVADLAAWSKTVGHQYIGSNEVNGVFYHYIRKCNPEISEAAEKSFEQTISNEDAVKEEGMILDVREAAEYAFGHIPGAKSIPMGELAQRMNELDQDQTIYVICRTGTRSDMAAKQLAEAGFTKVYNVLPGMTGYEGELQKEVE, from the coding sequence ATGATTAAATCAGACGTACAACTTGATGCAAAAGGTTTAGCTTGCCCAATGCCGATTGTGAAAACGAAAAAAGCGATGAATGACGTTGCAGAAGGACAAGTATTGGAAATTCAGGCAACAGACAAAGGCTCGGTAGCAGATTTAGCTGCATGGTCGAAAACAGTCGGCCACCAATATATCGGATCAAATGAAGTAAACGGTGTGTTTTATCACTATATCCGTAAATGTAATCCGGAAATCAGTGAAGCAGCGGAAAAATCTTTTGAACAGACGATTTCAAATGAAGATGCTGTAAAAGAAGAAGGCATGATTCTAGATGTACGTGAAGCAGCAGAATACGCTTTCGGTCATATTCCCGGGGCAAAATCAATTCCGATGGGTGAATTGGCACAACGTATGAATGAACTGGACCAAGACCAAACTATTTATGTGATTTGCCGTACAGGTACACGCTCAGATATGGCAGCAAAACAACTGGCTGAAGCTGGATTTACAAAAGTATACAACGTCTTGCCTGGAATGACAGGTTATGAAGGCGAATTACAGAAAGAGGTAGAGTAA
- a CDS encoding DsrE/DsrF/DrsH-like family protein, whose amino-acid sequence MTNKVAIIAANGGLFDAYKVFNIATAAAASDKEVEIFFTFEGLNLIHKQGMHALEMPAGKEHFAEGFANANVPAIPQLVEMAQDLGVKFIACQMTMDVMGLTKEDFVDGIEVGGAVTFLEYAKDAAPTLTF is encoded by the coding sequence ATGACAAACAAAGTAGCAATCATCGCAGCAAACGGCGGTTTATTCGATGCATATAAAGTATTCAATATCGCAACGGCAGCAGCAGCTTCTGATAAGGAAGTAGAAATTTTCTTCACATTCGAAGGCTTAAACTTAATCCACAAGCAAGGTATGCATGCACTTGAAATGCCTGCAGGTAAAGAACATTTTGCGGAAGGTTTTGCCAATGCAAATGTACCGGCAATCCCGCAATTAGTAGAAATGGCACAGGATTTAGGTGTGAAATTCATCGCTTGTCAAATGACAATGGACGTAATGGGTCTGACAAAAGAAGATTTCGTAGATGGTATTGAAGTAGGCGGTGCGGTTACATTCCTTGAATACGCGAAGGATGCAGCACCAACGTTAACGTTTTAA
- a CDS encoding MBL fold metallo-hydrolase, which produces MTVTAWTAAQVARKVIENKELFILDVRNEDAFKDWKIDGHKFEYLNIPYFDLLDGVEEILPQIPTDKEVLVVCAKEGSSIMVAEMIAEAGREVAYLEGGMKSWSMYLEPIKVGDLANGGELYQFVRLGKGCLSYMAISEGEAAIIDAVRFTEVFTKFAEEKGVEIKHVFDTHLHADHISGGRHIAAATGATYYLPPKDAEEVVFDYAPLEDGLKVQLGASEIEVGALYSPGHTIGSTSFVIDGKYLLTGDILFIDSIGRPDLAGLAEDWVGDLRETLYSRYRTLAEDLIVLPAHFMIIDELNEDGTVAKRLGDLFAENHGLNLEDEAEFRSMVTDNLPPQPNAYQEIRHVNMGKITPDNDEQTEMEIGPNRCAVR; this is translated from the coding sequence ATGACAGTAACAGCATGGACAGCCGCACAAGTGGCGCGTAAAGTAATTGAAAACAAAGAATTGTTTATTTTAGATGTTCGTAATGAAGACGCATTTAAAGACTGGAAAATTGACGGTCACAAATTCGAGTACTTAAACATTCCTTACTTCGATTTATTAGACGGTGTAGAAGAAATTTTACCACAAATCCCAACAGACAAAGAGGTATTGGTTGTATGTGCGAAAGAAGGCTCTTCTATCATGGTCGCAGAAATGATAGCTGAAGCAGGTCGTGAAGTAGCTTACCTTGAAGGCGGTATGAAATCTTGGTCAATGTACCTTGAGCCAATTAAAGTCGGCGATTTAGCAAACGGCGGTGAACTATACCAGTTCGTACGTTTAGGAAAAGGCTGTCTTTCTTACATGGCGATTTCTGAAGGCGAAGCGGCGATTATCGACGCAGTACGTTTCACAGAAGTATTCACGAAGTTCGCTGAAGAAAAAGGTGTTGAGATTAAACACGTTTTCGATACACACTTACACGCTGACCACATTTCTGGTGGTCGTCACATCGCTGCAGCTACTGGTGCAACATACTACTTACCACCTAAAGATGCAGAAGAAGTGGTATTTGACTACGCACCACTTGAAGACGGTTTAAAAGTACAATTAGGTGCTTCTGAAATCGAAGTAGGCGCACTTTATTCACCTGGTCACACAATCGGTTCAACATCATTTGTCATCGACGGTAAATACTTATTAACAGGTGATATCTTATTCATCGATTCAATCGGTCGTCCAGACTTAGCAGGACTTGCTGAAGACTGGGTTGGAGACTTACGCGAAACATTATATTCTCGCTACCGCACATTAGCAGAAGACTTAATCGTGTTACCAGCTCACTTTATGATCATTGACGAGCTGAACGAAGACGGAACAGTAGCAAAACGCCTTGGTGATTTATTTGCTGAAAACCACGGTTTAAACTTGGAAGACGAAGCAGAATTCCGCTCAATGGTAACAGATAACTTACCACCACAGCCAAACGCTTACCAAGAAATTCGCCACGTTAACATGGGCAAAATTACACCTGATAACGACGAGCAAACGGAAATGGAGATCGGTCCTAACCGTTGCGCAGTACGCTAA